Proteins found in one Sporohalobacter salinus genomic segment:
- the pstA gene encoding phosphate ABC transporter permease PstA, translating to MKIDDLKQKIGFGILRLSVLVIILILGIILYDIISKGIGVIDWGFITKAPKDGMTAGGIWPAIVGTSLVTLITAVVAVPLGVFAAIYLNEYANQGKITRLIRMAIRNLAGVPSIVYGLFGLAFFVNILGLGTSVLSAGLTLGLMTLPVTITASEEALKSVPDSYRRGALALGASKWYSIRTNVLPHAIPGILTGTILGLARAAGETAPILFTGAAFSLPFLPNELTEMLSRQFMALPYHLYIMATQHHDIAKVKPLAYGTALVLIILVLFMNLIAILLRFWLRKKKE from the coding sequence ATGAAAATTGATGATTTAAAGCAGAAGATAGGATTTGGGATTTTAAGGTTATCAGTATTAGTAATTATTTTAATTTTAGGTATTATTTTGTACGATATTATCAGCAAAGGAATTGGAGTTATAGATTGGGGATTTATTACTAAAGCTCCCAAGGATGGAATGACAGCAGGCGGTATTTGGCCAGCTATTGTGGGAACCTCTTTAGTGACTTTGATTACTGCTGTTGTAGCGGTTCCTTTAGGTGTTTTTGCAGCTATTTATTTAAATGAATATGCTAATCAAGGAAAAATAACTAGATTAATCAGAATGGCTATTCGAAATTTAGCAGGGGTGCCTTCTATAGTTTATGGGCTTTTTGGCTTGGCCTTTTTTGTTAATATTTTAGGCTTGGGTACTTCAGTTTTGTCTGCTGGGTTAACTTTAGGGTTAATGACACTGCCAGTAACTATTACTGCCAGTGAAGAGGCTCTTAAATCAGTACCTGATTCTTATCGTCGAGGAGCATTAGCATTAGGAGCTTCTAAATGGTATAGTATTCGTACTAATGTATTACCTCATGCTATTCCAGGAATATTGACAGGAACAATTTTAGGTTTAGCTAGAGCAGCAGGTGAGACAGCCCCTATATTATTTACTGGTGCAGCTTTCTCTTTACCATTCTTACCAAATGAGCTAACAGAGATGCTTTCAAGACAGTTTATGGCTCTACCTTACCATCTGTATATCATGGCTACTCAACATCATGATATAGCCAAGGTAAAACCTTTAGCCTATGGTACTGCTTTAGTATTAATTATATTGGTTTTATTTATGAATTTAATTGCTATCTTGCTAAGATTCTGGTTGCGTAAAAAGAAAGAATAG
- a CDS encoding photosystem II S4 domain protein, with protein MFNREKFLNYIREKDEQEELTAAKVLDKAKEALRSHEPTFTNFLNPYQRELLTSILDQIYDLKYLLYGGFEQSERKRIALMPDYYMKEIVSNPLAIFEISGNFNFASVSHRDFLGAILGIGIKREVVGDLIVSNDKCQVIVAKEIKDYLKYNLKRVHNVPVEIDEIDAEKLEVDPEHVKKIKSTVASLRLDSVASSGFSTSRTKMSREIEAGNVKLNWKVEDDPAQTVDLDDVISIRGRGRVEIDQRLGRSKKDRIKLVLKRYT; from the coding sequence TTGTTTAATAGGGAAAAGTTTTTGAATTATATTAGAGAGAAGGATGAGCAGGAAGAATTAACGGCAGCTAAAGTTTTAGATAAAGCTAAAGAGGCTTTGCGTAGTCATGAACCTACCTTTACTAATTTTTTAAATCCTTATCAGCGAGAATTATTAACTTCAATTTTGGATCAAATTTATGACTTAAAATACCTGTTATATGGCGGCTTTGAACAATCTGAACGGAAACGGATTGCTTTAATGCCTGATTATTATATGAAAGAAATAGTATCTAATCCATTAGCTATTTTCGAAATTAGCGGAAATTTTAATTTTGCATCTGTAAGCCATCGTGATTTTTTAGGAGCTATATTAGGTATCGGAATTAAACGAGAAGTGGTAGGAGATTTGATAGTTAGTAATGATAAGTGTCAAGTGATTGTAGCAAAAGAGATTAAAGATTATTTGAAGTATAATTTAAAGCGAGTTCATAATGTACCTGTCGAAATTGATGAGATAGATGCTGAGAAGTTGGAAGTGGATCCAGAACATGTTAAAAAAATTAAAAGTACTGTAGCATCTTTACGATTGGATTCAGTTGCTAGTTCTGGTTTTTCAACTTCGCGAACGAAGATGTCTAGAGAGATTGAAGCTGGGAATGTAAAGTTGAACTGGAAGGTTGAAGACGATCCGGCCCAAACAGTAGATTTAGATGATGTTATTTCTATTCGTGGCCGTGGTCGGGTAGAAATAGATCAGAGATTAGGAAGATCTAAAAAGGATAGAATTAAGCTGGTTTTAAAACGCTATACTTAA
- a CDS encoding 5'-methylthioadenosine/adenosylhomocysteine nucleosidase, producing MIGIIGAMDVEIELLKSDLDLEKKSERAQMVFYQGKLKGKEVVLVKSGIGKVNAAVCTQILVDDFSVDKVIFTGVAGAVDKKLDVGDIVISTDTIQHDVNSTVMGYELGEIAEMNKAKFIADQTLISLAKDAGEKLIEEGATIKVVTGRVLSGDQFIADDEKVEWLKETFGGYCAEMEGAAVGQACFLNDLPFVIIRSMSDKADGSADVDYSTFMEKAANRSYRIVEEMLDHI from the coding sequence ATGATTGGAATTATAGGTGCTATGGATGTAGAAATTGAACTGTTAAAATCTGATTTAGATTTGGAAAAAAAGAGCGAACGAGCTCAAATGGTCTTTTATCAGGGAAAGTTAAAAGGAAAAGAAGTGGTTTTAGTTAAAAGCGGTATTGGAAAGGTCAATGCTGCTGTTTGTACTCAGATTTTAGTTGATGATTTTAGTGTTGATAAAGTAATTTTTACTGGAGTAGCTGGAGCAGTAGATAAAAAGTTAGATGTAGGAGATATTGTAATTTCTACTGATACTATTCAGCATGATGTTAATTCTACAGTTATGGGCTATGAATTAGGTGAAATTGCTGAAATGAACAAGGCTAAATTTATAGCTGACCAGACTTTAATTTCTTTAGCTAAAGACGCCGGTGAAAAATTGATAGAAGAAGGAGCAACCATTAAGGTAGTAACCGGTAGAGTTCTGTCAGGAGATCAATTTATTGCTGATGACGAAAAAGTAGAATGGCTAAAAGAGACTTTTGGTGGTTATTGCGCTGAAATGGAAGGGGCTGCAGTAGGACAGGCCTGTTTTTTGAATGATCTTCCTTTTGTAATCATTAGATCTATGTCTGATAAGGCTGACGGTAGTGCAGATGTTGATTATTCTACTTTTATGGAGAAGGCTGCTAATCGTTCTTATAGAATTGTTGAAGAGATGTTAGATCATATTTAA
- a CDS encoding DivIVA domain-containing protein, giving the protein MDELLTPLDIYNKEFNKTFSVWAYNSEEVEEFLDLVAESYEKLYLENEELRDRLADLEKRLQEYKDREETLNRTIDTVKETADKQQRTAEQRAESIVNNAKQKAANIKQQAKAQAELIMDKAEMKARKIVNQTNEKLEEERRKYKNLIESRELFEAKFKKMLKTYLIMLDENDGLEELELEQLDDLEKKDINELKNEFEDDISFENDISDETSTLEFDQNDIAAMEDKED; this is encoded by the coding sequence ATGGACGAATTATTAACTCCACTTGATATTTATAATAAAGAATTTAATAAAACTTTTTCTGTTTGGGCTTATAATTCCGAAGAAGTAGAAGAATTTCTGGATTTAGTAGCAGAAAGTTATGAAAAATTATATTTAGAAAATGAAGAATTAAGGGATAGACTGGCTGATTTAGAAAAAAGATTACAAGAATATAAAGATAGAGAAGAAACACTAAATAGAACAATTGATACTGTAAAAGAGACAGCTGATAAGCAGCAGCGTACGGCTGAACAAAGAGCGGAATCAATAGTTAATAATGCTAAACAGAAAGCAGCAAATATTAAACAGCAGGCTAAAGCACAAGCTGAGTTAATAATGGATAAAGCAGAAATGAAGGCTAGAAAGATAGTAAATCAAACTAATGAGAAATTAGAAGAAGAACGAAGAAAGTATAAAAACTTAATAGAGAGTAGAGAACTATTTGAAGCTAAATTCAAAAAAATGCTTAAAACTTATCTGATTATGTTAGATGAAAATGATGGTTTAGAAGAGTTAGAACTTGAACAGTTAGATGATTTAGAAAAGAAAGATATTAATGAATTAAAGAATGAATTTGAAGATGATATTAGTTTTGAGAATGATATTAGTGATGAAACATCTACTTTAGAATTTGATCAAAATGATATAGCAGCTATGGAAGATAAAGAAGATTAA
- a CDS encoding HlyD family efflux transporter periplasmic adaptor subunit has protein sequence MTRGKSNRNKVKQKSSTKEKKFNLTHILVIIIVSIIGLSIIFNLFIHATDRTILTKYGEVTDEFQTRGLFVRDESVTIAPISGKLDLKVKAGTRVQASTLVAQIKHNRKKCNLYSRHSGLVSYHSDGLESTLKPEILDQLTYKQFQKLGYKGYSINNGIKVNNGRPIFKIVNNFLLYLVVPISKDKSSLFESGMKIEFELPQKTEDRYAAQIDRILHSRKKDLLVLNVKRFISKFMKLRKVEVNLIRSSYNGIVVPVTALINKKEKTGVMVVKNQQTSFKEVKIVGKNRNRAVIKGVEIGVKILRNPE, from the coding sequence GTGACGAGAGGGAAAAGCAATAGAAATAAGGTAAAACAGAAAAGTTCAACAAAAGAGAAAAAATTTAATTTGACTCATATTTTAGTTATCATTATTGTATCTATTATAGGTTTATCTATTATATTTAATTTATTTATTCATGCTACAGACAGAACAATTTTAACAAAGTATGGCGAGGTTACAGATGAGTTTCAAACTAGAGGATTATTTGTTAGGGATGAATCAGTAACAATAGCTCCCATATCTGGGAAACTTGATTTAAAAGTAAAAGCAGGAACTCGAGTACAGGCTAGTACTTTAGTAGCTCAAATCAAGCATAACCGTAAAAAATGTAATTTGTATAGCCGCCATAGCGGTCTTGTTAGCTACCATAGTGATGGGCTAGAGTCTACTTTAAAACCTGAAATATTAGACCAGCTAACTTATAAACAGTTTCAAAAGTTAGGATATAAGGGGTATTCGATAAATAATGGTATTAAAGTAAATAATGGACGACCAATTTTTAAAATAGTTAATAACTTTTTGCTTTATTTGGTAGTTCCGATTTCTAAAGATAAGAGTTCACTGTTTGAGTCTGGTATGAAGATAGAGTTTGAATTACCGCAGAAAACAGAAGATAGATATGCAGCTCAGATTGATAGAATTCTTCATAGTCGTAAAAAAGATTTGTTGGTGTTAAATGTTAAGCGATTCATTTCCAAATTTATGAAATTAAGAAAAGTGGAAGTAAATCTGATAAGATCGTCATATAATGGTATTGTTGTTCCGGTTACTGCTTTAATAAATAAAAAAGAAAAGACCGGAGTAATGGTAGTTAAAAACCAGCAAACATCATTCAAAGAAGTAAAAATTGTAGGAAAAAATCGAAATCGAGCAGTAATTAAGGGGGTAGAGATAGGGGTTAAGATCCTTAGAAATCCAGAATAG
- the pstC gene encoding phosphate ABC transporter permease subunit PstC, which yields MKRKGNLSRLKEKGIELFFFSNGILAIIILIGIFYLLLSEGLPTFNEVSLKEFLTSTRWNPASYSEPSYGILSLIVSTLLVTIGSLIFSVPLGIACAAYLAEVANPKVREVLKPVIEILAGIPSVVIGFLGIVLVGPMIAKVFNLSNGLNAINGSILLGIMALPTIISISEDAISAVPEKYKEASLALGTNRWHTLVKVTIPAALSGIIAAIMLGMGRAIGETMAVLMATGNAPAFPASIFDSVRTMTATIAVELGEVPYNTPHYYSLFAIGLVLFIMTFIVNLISDIVLHKYGEGQ from the coding sequence GTGAAGAGGAAAGGGAATTTATCTAGACTGAAAGAAAAGGGGATTGAATTATTCTTTTTTAGTAATGGAATTTTAGCTATTATTATTTTAATCGGAATCTTTTATTTACTATTAAGCGAGGGATTACCTACATTTAACGAGGTTAGTCTAAAGGAGTTTTTGACTTCGACTCGTTGGAATCCAGCTTCTTATTCGGAACCTAGTTATGGAATTCTTAGTTTAATAGTAAGTACTTTGCTGGTAACTATCGGTTCCTTGATTTTTTCTGTTCCGTTAGGGATTGCTTGTGCTGCTTATTTAGCTGAGGTAGCTAATCCTAAAGTTAGAGAAGTTTTAAAGCCAGTAATCGAGATTTTAGCCGGGATTCCGTCGGTAGTGATCGGATTTTTAGGAATAGTATTAGTAGGACCTATGATTGCAAAAGTATTTAACCTAAGTAATGGTCTAAATGCTATTAATGGTTCTATTTTGTTAGGAATTATGGCTTTACCAACGATTATTAGTATTTCAGAAGATGCAATTTCAGCAGTACCAGAAAAATATAAAGAAGCCTCATTGGCTTTAGGTACTAACAGATGGCATACATTAGTTAAAGTTACTATTCCGGCGGCTTTATCAGGAATAATAGCAGCAATTATGTTAGGAATGGGACGAGCTATCGGTGAAACAATGGCAGTTTTGATGGCAACTGGTAATGCTCCTGCATTTCCAGCCAGTATTTTCGATTCTGTAAGGACTATGACTGCTACTATTGCAGTAGAGTTAGGAGAGGTACCTTATAATACCCCCCATTATTATTCATTATTTGCTATTGGACTAGTTTTATTCATAATGACTTTTATTGTTAATTTAATCTCCGATATAGTTCTTCATAAGTACGGGGAGGGTCAATAA
- a CDS encoding TM1266 family iron-only hydrogenase system putative regulator, with product MEDRIAVVGILIEERKGIANKVNEVLGEFGDIIVGRMGIPYREKEVSVISLIVNGTTDQLGAMSGQLGNLEGVKVKSAVTA from the coding sequence ATGGAAGATAGAATAGCAGTCGTTGGTATTTTAATAGAAGAGAGGAAAGGGATAGCCAATAAAGTTAATGAAGTATTGGGAGAGTTTGGAGATATAATTGTAGGTAGAATGGGAATTCCATATCGTGAAAAAGAAGTTAGCGTTATTTCATTAATTGTTAATGGAACGACAGATCAGTTAGGTGCAATGTCTGGACAATTAGGTAATTTAGAAGGAGTTAAAGTAAAGTCAGCAGTTACTGCTTAA
- the pstB gene encoding phosphate ABC transporter ATP-binding protein PstB, with the protein MANEMDNNLEKIVVEEVDFYYDDFQALEDVSLTVPENQVTALIGPSGCGKSTFLRTLNRMNDLIEGTTVEGDVLIDGEDIYQDDLDVVSLRKKVGMVFQEPNPFPKSIYDNVAYGPRAHGIKANAELDRIVEESLKRAALWDEVNDRLDQSAIGISGGQQQRLCIARALAVNPDILLMDEPTSALDPVATAKIEELVEELKENYTVVIVTHSMQQAARISDHTAFFLTGEIVETGPTEKIFERPEDQRTEDYITGRFG; encoded by the coding sequence ATGGCTAATGAAATGGATAATAATTTAGAAAAGATTGTAGTTGAAGAAGTAGATTTTTATTATGATGATTTTCAAGCATTAGAAGATGTATCCTTAACAGTTCCAGAAAATCAAGTAACTGCTTTGATTGGACCGTCTGGTTGTGGAAAGTCAACCTTTTTAAGAACTTTAAATCGAATGAATGATTTAATTGAAGGGACGACGGTAGAAGGAGATGTTCTAATTGATGGTGAAGATATATACCAAGATGATCTAGATGTAGTTAGTCTTCGTAAAAAAGTAGGGATGGTTTTTCAGGAGCCTAATCCTTTTCCAAAGTCAATTTATGATAATGTAGCTTACGGACCTAGAGCTCACGGTATTAAAGCCAATGCTGAATTGGATAGAATAGTAGAAGAAAGTTTAAAGCGGGCTGCGTTATGGGATGAAGTTAATGATAGACTTGATCAGTCTGCAATTGGAATTTCAGGAGGGCAACAGCAGCGGTTATGTATTGCCCGGGCATTAGCAGTTAACCCTGATATATTATTGATGGATGAGCCTACTTCAGCTTTAGATCCAGTAGCAACAGCTAAGATTGAAGAATTAGTTGAAGAGTTAAAGGAAAATTACACAGTAGTAATTGTAACTCACAGTATGCAGCAGGCAGCAAGAATTTCTGATCACACGGCTTTCTTTTTAACAGGAGAGATAGTAGAAACTGGACCGACAGAAAAGATATTCGAAAGACCAGAAGATCAACGAACTGAGGACTATATTACTGGACGATTTGGTTAA
- the phoU gene encoding phosphate signaling complex protein PhoU — MVRSSFNQELEDLNQELLKMGSMVEEAIHKAVTSLAEKDVELAEEVMNNDDRIDDFEVDIEKKCIKLIALQQPVARDLRTIGMISKIITDLERMGDLAYNIARITTEIAEETLIKPLVDIPHMTRIAQDMVRECLDAFVNQDVDKAYEVAEMDEEVDRINEQILRELLTYMMEDASTISQATRLMFVGRYLERIADHATNICERIIYMVTGERKDL; from the coding sequence ATGGTAAGATCCAGTTTTAATCAAGAGTTAGAAGACTTAAACCAGGAACTTTTGAAGATGGGGAGTATGGTAGAAGAAGCAATTCATAAAGCGGTGACTTCTTTAGCAGAAAAGGATGTAGAATTAGCTGAAGAAGTAATGAACAATGATGATAGAATTGATGACTTTGAAGTTGATATCGAAAAAAAATGTATTAAATTAATTGCCCTTCAGCAGCCAGTAGCAAGAGATTTGAGAACTATCGGTATGATTTCAAAGATTATTACTGATTTGGAGAGAATGGGAGACCTTGCTTATAATATTGCTCGGATTACTACTGAAATAGCTGAAGAAACTTTAATTAAACCATTAGTTGATATTCCTCATATGACCCGAATTGCTCAGGACATGGTAAGAGAATGTCTGGATGCCTTTGTTAATCAGGATGTAGATAAAGCTTATGAAGTAGCTGAAATGGATGAAGAAGTAGATCGGATTAACGAACAAATATTACGTGAATTATTAACTTATATGATGGAAGATGCTTCGACTATTAGTCAGGCTACTCGTTTAATGTTTGTAGGCAGATATTTAGAGCGAATTGCTGATCATGCTACTAATATCTGTGAACGAATTATTTATATGGTAACTGGAGAAAGGAAAGATTTATAA
- the crcB gene encoding fluoride efflux transporter CrcB: protein MLKLLSIGLGGFLGAIGRYLIGNGVENFFKGSFPYGTLAVNLIGCFLLGFIFTLTLERQIINPIVRAAITTGFLGALTTFSTFSYETLSLLNGGCLILALSNILFNIIPGLIICWVGITLANLI, encoded by the coding sequence ATGCTCAAACTGTTAAGCATTGGTTTAGGTGGATTTTTAGGAGCAATAGGACGCTACTTAATCGGCAATGGAGTTGAAAATTTTTTTAAAGGTAGTTTTCCCTATGGAACTTTAGCTGTTAATTTAATTGGCTGTTTTTTATTGGGATTCATTTTTACTCTAACACTAGAAAGACAGATAATTAACCCTATTGTACGTGCTGCTATAACAACTGGATTTCTAGGAGCCTTAACTACTTTTTCTACTTTCAGTTATGAAACCCTGTCATTACTAAACGGAGGCTGCTTAATTTTAGCTTTAAGCAATATTCTATTTAATATTATTCCTGGATTAATAATCTGCTGGGTAGGTATAACCCTAGCTAATTTAATCTAA
- a CDS encoding YggT family protein: MFALIRLIDWVFTIYTWILIARVISSWVSPPMHNSNVRKIMEFIYEVTEPVLAPIRRMLPTGNMGIDLSPLIAFIAIDIIHRNLIRILSRLLLY; encoded by the coding sequence ATGTTTGCTTTAATTAGATTAATTGATTGGGTTTTTACTATTTATACTTGGATTTTGATTGCCCGAGTAATTTCTTCTTGGGTAAGTCCTCCTATGCATAATTCTAATGTAAGAAAAATTATGGAGTTTATTTATGAAGTTACGGAACCGGTATTGGCACCAATTAGAAGGATGTTGCCTACAGGGAATATGGGAATTGATCTTTCTCCATTAATTGCTTTTATTGCTATAGATATTATTCATAGAAATTTGATTAGAATTTTAAGCAGGCTTTTATTATATTAA
- a CDS encoding YggS family pyridoxal phosphate-dependent enzyme: protein MSDIKKNLNQVQKRIETAAKRAGRDSDEIKLVTVTKTRSIEEIQEAVEAGIVDLGENRVQELRDKYDNISQEINWHMIGHLQRNKVKYIMRMERCSLIHSMDSMRLAKKINKRAGMADRVMDVLVQINVAGDENKFGLKPEETIDYLKEVSEFENLQVKGLMTMVPYVEDSEKVRPYFKRLKDLFDEAKRTDIPNIKMQELSMGITNDFEVAIEEGATIVRIGSAIFGPREY, encoded by the coding sequence ATGTCAGATATAAAGAAAAATTTAAATCAAGTACAGAAACGAATTGAAACGGCTGCTAAAAGAGCTGGTAGAGATAGTGATGAAATAAAATTAGTTACTGTTACGAAAACGAGAAGTATTGAAGAAATTCAAGAGGCAGTAGAAGCAGGTATAGTTGATTTAGGTGAGAATAGAGTTCAAGAGCTTAGAGATAAGTATGATAATATAAGCCAAGAGATTAACTGGCATATGATAGGTCACTTGCAGCGGAATAAAGTCAAGTATATAATGAGAATGGAACGATGTAGTTTAATCCATTCTATGGATAGTATGCGTCTGGCTAAAAAGATAAATAAGAGGGCTGGAATGGCAGATAGAGTAATGGATGTTCTAGTTCAGATTAATGTTGCTGGTGATGAGAATAAGTTTGGTTTGAAACCGGAAGAGACTATTGATTATTTAAAAGAGGTGTCAGAGTTTGAAAATCTACAAGTTAAGGGTTTGATGACTATGGTACCTTATGTAGAGGACTCCGAGAAGGTAAGACCTTACTTTAAGCGTTTAAAAGATTTATTTGATGAAGCTAAGAGAACTGATATTCCTAATATAAAGATGCAGGAGCTATCAATGGGAATTACTAATGATTTTGAGGTAGCTATTGAAGAAGGAGCAACTATTGTTAGAATTGGTTCAGCAATTTTTGGGCCACGGGAGTATTAA
- a CDS encoding PhoH family protein: MKKIYVLDTNVLLHDPNAIFAFDDNDIIIPIVVIEEIDSQKKRQDSIGRSARQVSRYLDDLRKKGELYKGVELERGGTLRVELNHQVINKLPISLSEEKADNRILATAIGLNEDEEIDKPVILVTKDINMRVKSDALGIKAEDYETNKVDIEELYSGLSTLKVDPDLIDQFYSEEELELDHDFYPNQFVLLEDNLGGSQTALCRYDAKKDLLRPLIFQGIETWGIKPRNKEQQCAFDMLLNDEIKLITLVGKAGTGKTLLALAVGLEKVVELKDFNRLLVTRPIVPMGNDLGYLPGDKDEKLRPWMQPIFDNMELLVNSKDGGADDMIRNLQEMNLIEMEALTYIRGRSIPQQFIVVDEAQNLTPHEIKTIITRVGEDTKIILTGDPYQIDNPYLDSNSNGLTYLAEKFKDQKIAGHITLRKGERSELAELAASIL; the protein is encoded by the coding sequence ATGAAAAAGATTTATGTATTAGATACTAATGTATTACTCCATGATCCAAATGCTATTTTTGCTTTTGATGATAATGATATAATTATCCCTATTGTAGTAATTGAAGAGATAGATTCACAGAAGAAACGCCAAGATTCTATTGGGAGAAGTGCTAGACAGGTATCACGTTATTTAGATGATTTACGCAAAAAAGGGGAGCTTTATAAAGGAGTTGAATTAGAACGAGGTGGTACTCTAAGAGTTGAATTGAATCATCAGGTGATTAATAAGCTTCCTATAAGTCTAAGTGAAGAGAAGGCTGATAATAGAATTTTAGCTACTGCTATTGGACTTAATGAAGATGAAGAGATAGATAAACCAGTTATATTAGTGACTAAGGATATAAATATGCGGGTTAAATCTGATGCTTTAGGGATTAAAGCTGAAGATTACGAAACCAACAAAGTAGATATTGAAGAATTATACTCTGGTTTATCCACTTTAAAAGTAGATCCTGATTTAATAGATCAATTTTATTCTGAAGAAGAGTTGGAGCTTGATCATGATTTTTATCCTAATCAATTTGTATTATTAGAGGATAATTTAGGCGGTTCACAGACGGCTTTATGTAGATATGATGCTAAAAAAGATTTGTTACGGCCATTAATTTTTCAAGGAATAGAAACTTGGGGAATAAAACCGCGTAATAAAGAACAGCAGTGTGCTTTTGATATGTTATTGAATGATGAAATTAAATTAATTACTTTAGTAGGTAAAGCTGGAACTGGTAAGACGTTGCTTGCCCTAGCAGTAGGTTTAGAAAAGGTAGTAGAACTGAAAGATTTTAACCGATTATTGGTTACTCGACCTATTGTACCGATGGGTAATGATTTAGGCTATTTACCAGGAGATAAAGATGAAAAATTGCGTCCTTGGATGCAGCCGATTTTTGATAATATGGAACTTTTGGTTAATAGTAAAGACGGCGGTGCTGATGATATGATTCGAAACTTGCAGGAAATGAACTTAATTGAGATGGAAGCTTTAACTTATATTCGAGGTAGGAGTATTCCGCAGCAATTTATTGTAGTTGATGAAGCTCAAAATCTTACGCCACATGAGATTAAGACAATAATTACTAGAGTAGGAGAAGATACTAAGATTATATTAACTGGAGATCCATATCAAATCGATAATCCTTATCTTGACAGTAATAGTAATGGGTTAACTTATTTAGCTGAGAAATTCAAAGATCAAAAGATTGCTGGACATATTACATTACGTAAAGGAGAACGTTCAGAATTAGCGGAATTAGCTGCTTCAATTTTATAG
- the proC gene encoding pyrroline-5-carboxylate reductase — protein MHKIGFIGAGSMAEALISSLIESNKIDRESIIASDISDERREEMVSKYGIKMVAENYKAVEESDYIFLAVKPQVIVNVVEEIADLFTTEQKIISIAAGISTDQLEEMIPVELPVVRIMPNTPALVQEGALAYSLGSCAGSEFGKELEDLLSSIGTVIKVKEDLMSAVTGLSGSGPAYVALILEALAAGGVKLGLSHSDAKDLAIQTLAGTAKLAAESDEHLAVLRDQVTSPGGTTAEALYRLEKAGVRSGLIEAVTASAEKAEEL, from the coding sequence ATGCATAAAATAGGTTTTATAGGTGCAGGTTCGATGGCAGAAGCATTAATCAGTAGTTTGATTGAAAGTAATAAGATTGACAGAGAATCAATTATTGCTAGTGATATTTCAGACGAGCGTAGAGAAGAAATGGTTAGTAAATATGGAATTAAGATGGTGGCTGAAAATTATAAAGCCGTTGAAGAAAGTGATTATATTTTCTTAGCTGTTAAACCGCAAGTAATCGTTAATGTAGTTGAAGAAATTGCTGATTTATTTACTACTGAGCAAAAGATAATCTCAATTGCTGCTGGAATAAGCACGGATCAATTAGAAGAGATGATTCCGGTTGAATTACCAGTAGTTAGAATTATGCCTAATACTCCAGCGTTAGTACAAGAGGGGGCCTTGGCTTATTCTCTTGGTAGTTGTGCGGGATCAGAGTTTGGAAAAGAACTTGAGGATTTATTGAGTTCAATAGGAACAGTAATAAAAGTGAAAGAAGATTTAATGTCAGCTGTAACAGGTTTAAGCGGAAGTGGGCCAGCATATGTGGCTTTGATTTTAGAAGCTTTAGCAGCCGGAGGCGTTAAACTGGGGTTATCTCATAGTGATGCCAAAGATTTAGCTATTCAGACTTTGGCTGGAACAGCTAAGTTGGCTGCTGAAAGTGATGAACATTTAGCAGTATTGCGAGATCAAGTTACTTCACCGGGGGGAACTACTGCGGAAGCATTATATAGGCTAGAAAAAGCCGGAGTTCGTTCTGGTTTAATTGAAGCTGTAACTGCATCAGCCGAAAAGGCAGAGGAGTTATAA